From the genome of Chiroxiphia lanceolata isolate bChiLan1 chromosome W unlocalized genomic scaffold, bChiLan1.pri scaffold_46_arrow_ctg1, whole genome shotgun sequence:
caggtgtgtgtgtgtggggtcTCACCTGCCCAGGTGTGTCTGTATGGGGTCTCACCTGTCCAGGTGTCTGGGGGGGGTGTCACCTGTCCAGGTGTGTCTGGGAGGGTCTCACCTGTCCAGGTGTGTCTGGGAGGGTCTCAACTGTCCAGGTGTGTCTGGGAGGGGTCTCACCTGTCCAGGTGTGTCTGGGTGtgggtggggtctcacctgtccaggtgtgtgtgtgtgggggggtctcacctgccCAGGTGTGTGTctggggggggtctcacctgtccaggtgtgtgtgggggggtgtcTCACCTGcccaggtgtgtgtgggggCCTCACCTGCCCAGGTGTGTCTGGGAGGGTCTCACCTGCCCAGGTGTGTGTCtgggggggggtctcacctgtccaggtgtgtgtgggggggtgtcTCACCTGTCCAGGTGTGTCTGGGGGGTCTCACCTGCccaggggtgtgtgtgtggggggggtctcacctgtcCAGGTGTGTCTGGGAGGGTCTCACCTGCCCAGGTGTGTCTGGGGCGGTGTCTCACCTGTCCAGGTGTGTCTGGGGGTGTCTCACCTGTccaggtgtgtgggggggtgtgtcTCACCTGTCCAGGTGTGTCTGGGGGTGTCTCACCTGTCCAGGTGTGTGGGGGTCTCACctggggggggtctcacctgtccaggtgtgtgtgggggggggtctcacctgccCAGGTGTGCCCTCACCTGCTCCCGCAGCTCCTTCTCAGTTCCCTCCTGGGTCCTCACCTGCACCAGCAGCTCAAACACCTTCTGCCGCCAGCGCCTCACCtgggcggggggcggggcctccTGGGGGGGGAAGGACACacctgagaccccccaaaacacacctgggaacccccaaaacacacctgggaaccccccaaacacaccttggacccccaaaactcacctgggaacccccaaaacacacctgggaacccccaaaactcacctgggaACCCCCAAATACACCTGGGatccccaaaacacaccttggacccccaaaactcacctgagaacccccaaaactcacctgggaccccccaaatctcACGTGGGATCCCCCAAAATATACCTGGGATAccccaaaactcacctgggaacccccaaacacacctgggatccccaaaacacaccttggacccccaaaactcacctgggaACCCCCAAATCTCACCTGGGaacccccaaaactcacctgggaACCTCccaatcccccccccccaggggtccctgtgccaggtgtgtccccccaggtgtcccctgtccccctcaGGTGCtcccaggtgtccctgtcccccctcagGTGTCCCCCCAGGTGTCCTTGTCCctccccaggtgtgtcccacgtgtccctctcccccccccaggTTCCCCAGATGTCCCTGTCACCCCTCCaggtgtcccctgtcccctccaggtgcccccaggtgtgtcccacgtgtccctctcccccccccaggttccccaggtgtccctgtcacccctccaggtgtcccctgtcccctccaggtgcccccaggtgtgtccccaggtgtcccttGTCCCCCTTGTCCCAGGTGTCCCCGTCacccccccaggtgtcccctctccccccaggtgtccccaagtgtgtcccaggtgtcccctgtttcccccaggtgtgtcccaggtgtgtccctaGGTGTTcccctgtcccaggtgtgtcccaggtgtcctTGTcctccccaggtgtccccaggtgtgtcccaggtgtccccaggtgtgtcccaggtgtgtcccaggtgtccctgtcccccccaggtgtccccaggtgtgtcccaggtgtgtcccaggtgtccctgtTCCCCTCCAGGTGTCCCTCTTGTCCCAAGTGTCCCTTGTCaccccccaggtgtccccaggtgtgtcccaggtgtccccaggtgtgtccccagctgtccccaggtgtcccctgTCTCCCCCAGGTGTGTCTCCTctgtcccaggtgtccccaggtgtgtcccaggtgtccccaggtgtgtctcaggtgtgtcccctgtcccagctgtccccaggtgtgtccaggtgtgtcccaggtgtccccaggtgtccccaggtgtgtcccaggtgtccccaggtgtccccaggtgtgtccctgtcccccccaggtgtcccaggtgtccccacCTGTGGTTCCTGCAGGCTCAGGATCTGTCCCAGGGCGCTGAGCCGGGCCCGGAGCTGCACctgggggggaactggggggttactgggagcactgggagggaactgggaggcaactgggagcactgggagggaactgggagcactgggagggaactgggagcactggggggttactgggagggaactgggaggtaactgggaaataactgggagcactgggaggtaactgggaggtaactgggaggtaactgggagataactgggagcactgggaggtaactgggagataactgggagcactgggaggttactgggaggttactgggaggttactgggagcactgggaggtaactgggagcactgggagggaactgggaggtaactgggaggtaactgggagcactgggaggtaactgggagataactgggagcactgggaggttactgggaggttactgggaggttactgggagcactgggaggtaactgggagcactgggagggaactgggaggtaactgggaggtaactgggagcactgggaggttactgggagggaactgggagcactgggaggttactgggaggtaactgggaggtaactgggaggtaactgggaggttactgggagcactgggaggttactggaaggttactgggagcactgggaggtaactgggaggttactgggaggtaactgggaggtaactgggaggtaactgggaggttactgggagcactgggaggttactggaaggttactgggagcactgggaggtaactgggagcactgggaggtaACTGGGAGGTAACTGGTAGCACTGGGAAGTAACTGAGAAGTAACTGGGAGGTAACTGGGAGGTAACTGGGAGGTTACTGGGAGGTAACTGGGAGGTTACTGGGAGgtaactgggagcactgggaggtaactgggagataactgggagcactgggaggttACTGGGAGGTTACGGGGaggttactgggagcactgggaggtaactgggaggtaactgggagcactgggagggaactgggaggtaactgggaggtaactgggagcactgggagggaactgggaggtaactgggaggtaactgggagcactgggaggtaactgggagggaactgggaggtaactgggagcactgggaggttactgggagggaactgggaggtaactgggagggaactgggagcactgggagggaactgggaggtaactgggaggtaactgggagcactgggaggttactgggaggtaactgggagcactgggaggtaACTGGGAGGTAACTGGGAGGTTACTGGGAGGTTACTGGGAGGTTACTAGAaggttactgggagcactgggaggtaactgggaggtaactgggaggttactgggagcactgggaggttactggaaggttactgggagcactgggagaggaggtaactgggagggaactgggaggtaactgggaggttactgggagcactgggaggttactggaaggttactgggagcactgcgAGGtaactgggagggaactgggaggttactgggaggtaactgggagcactgggaggtaACTGGGAGGTAACTGGAAGGTAACAGGGAGgtaactgggagcactgggaggtaACTGGAAGGTAACTGGGAGGTAACTGGGAGGTTACTGGGAGGTAACTGGGAGCACTCACCTCCTCCGAGGGTGGCTCCACCCCCTTTTCTTGGCCACGCCCCTTCTTGGACTCAAGTTCCACCTCCATGGCTTGGCCCCGCCCCTTCTCTGCCACAAGCTCCGCCTCCAGAGCCTGGACACGCCCCCTCAGGGCCTCAAGCTCCGCCTCCAAGGACTGGCCCCGCCCCTTCTCTGCCTCAAGCTCCGCCCCCAGAGCTTTGCTCCGTCCCCTTTCTGCCTCAAGCTCCGCCCCCAGGGCTTTGCTCCGCCCTCTTTCGGCTTCAAGCTCCGCCTCCAAGGCTTGGCCCCGCCTCTTCTCGGCCTCAAGCTCCGCCCCCAGGGACCTGTGAAGGGGACTGGGGtaactgggatgggactgggagggaactgggagcactgggagggtactgggaggtaactgggagcactggggggttactgggaggtaactgggagcactgggagattactgggagggaactgggagcactggaaggttactgggagcactgggacgTTACTGGGAGATAACTGGGAAGATACTGGGAGgcaactgggagcactgggaggatACTGGGAGCACTGAGGGGTAAGTGAGAGGTAACTGGGAGGTAACTGGGAGGTTACTGGGAGCCCTAAAGGGGTAACTGGGAGgtaactgggagcactggaagGTTACTGGGAGgtaactgggagcactggggggttactgggaggtaactgggaggtaactgggaggtaactgggagcactgggaggttactgggaggttactgggaggtaactgggagcactgggagcccTTACCTGGGGCAGAGCACGAAGTGGGAGGGGGGGACGAGACCCCCCAGACTGGGAGGGGGCAACTGGTTAAACTGGGACTTACTGGGAGGGGGTAACTGGTTAaactgggagttactgggaggGGGCAACTGGGTGaactgggagttactgggaggGGATAACTGGGAGTTACTGAGAGGGGGTAACTGGGTGaactgggagttactgggagaGGGCAACTGGGTGaactgggagttactgggaggGGATAACTGGGAGTTACTGAGAGGGGGTAACTGGGTGaactgggagttactgggagaGGGCAACTGGGTGaactgggagttactgggaggAGGCAACTGGGTGaactgggagttactgggaggGGCCAACTGGTTAaactgggagttactgggaggGGCCAACTGGGTGaactgggagttactgggagcactgggagggccCCGGGGGTCCGGGCGGTGCTGGGCCATCGTCACCTGAGGGGGGGGAAATTCCCAGTAAGaaccagtatggaccagtacagaccagtataCCCCGTCCCCAGTCCCAGTAACCCTGTTCCTgtcccagtaactcccagtaagTCCCAGTAACTCCTATACCCCATCCCAGTAAGGCCCAGTAAGCCCTgtcccagtaactcccagtaacCCCTATAACCTgccccagtaactcccagtaactcccagtaactCCTATACCCTGtcccagtaacccccagtaACCCCAATCCCcactcccagtaactcccagtacccccatccccactcccagtaactcccagtaacCCCAATCCCcactcccagtaactcccagtatcccccagtaacccccatccccactcccagtaactcccagtaacCCCAATCCCCGTtcccagtaacccccagtaACCTCCATCCCCCatcccagtaactcccagtaacCCCAATCCCcactcccagtaactcccagtaaccccatcccccatcccagtaactcccagtaacCCCAATCCAgactcccagtaactcccagtaactccatccccactcccagtaactcccagtaacCCCAATCCCcactcccagtaactcccagtaactcccagtacCCCTTTTCCACAGTCCCAGTAACCCCAATCCCCACTCCCAGTAAGTCCCAGTAcccccatccccactcccagtaactcccagtaacccccatccctgctcccagtaacccccagtaACCTCCATCCCGCatcccagtaacccccagtaACCTCCATCCCCCatcccagtaactcccagtaacCCCATCATCaatcccagttgctcccagtaaCCCCAATCCCCACTCCCAGTAACCCTAATCCCCAGTCCCAGTAcctcccagtaactcccagttCCCTCTCCCCAcgttcccagtccctcccagttaCCTCCCAGTTAGTCCCAGTTCCCCCTCCCAAcactcccagtaactcccagtccctcccagttaATCCCagttccccctccccaccttcccagttccccccagtccctcccagttaCTCCCAGTTCCCCCTCCCCAcgttcccagtccctcccagttccacccagtccctcccagttaATCCCAGTTCCCCTCTCCACGCTCACAGTCcctcccagttgctcccagtcactcccagttaCCTCCCAGTTAATATCAGTTCCCCTCCCAACACTCCCAGTTACCTCCCAGTCGCTCCCAGTTGTTCCCAGTTACCTCCCAGTCGCTCCCGCGCGGTGCACGCCGGGAAGGCGCCTCTCCCGCCGCTCTCCCGCGCGCGCGGCGCAGCCAATCAGCGCCCGGGAGCCTGCCAAAGCCCCGCCCCTCCCCAGAGCTCTGACCAATCAGAGGCGGCGCTGCCCAAGTCCCGCCTCCCCGCCAGCCAATGGGAGGCCGCGACTGGGGGGCAGAGGGCGGTGCCAAGAGTGAGGGGATGGTCCCGCCCCCTCGGTGGGGATGGACCAATCAGAGCTCTGGGGCGGGGCCTGGAGGGGTGAGGAGGGGTCCTGGAAGGGTAAATGAGGGTCCCCGAAGCCCCCCCGACCCTCCCAGGTGGGTCCCGTTGTCCCCAGGGGGGTTCCCggtgaccccaaaccccccgaACGACACCCCAGAGGCGCCGCCCCCCTCATCCCGTCCCACTTTGTCACTGGTTCTCCTCAATCCCGCCGCGAAAACGCTTttatttcacacatttttacCCTTTTTGCCCGTTTTGCCGCGCGGGGCGCCCGTTGCCGTGGCAACCGCCCAGGCCCGTCCCTACGGCAACGCTTgtcccgcccccgccgcgccgccaTTGGCTGGTGCGCTGCGGTTCTCGAGCGCTGATTGGCTGAGGTGACAGCGGGCGGCTCCAGGACCCAGCGGGGCTCGTTGTCATGGCGACCAGGCCCGCGCGCTCCCATGGCAACGCTTgtcccgcccccgccgcgctgcCATTGGCTGGTGCGCTGCGCTGCGCGGGCGCTGATTGGCTGAACTGGGAACTGAGGCCAAACCAGTAACGGGGCTGAACTGGGaactggggggaactgggagagaTGCCAAACCAGTAACGGGGCTGAACTGGGaactggggggaactgggagtgATCCCAAACCAGTAACGGGGCTGAACTGGGaactggggggaactgggagtgATCCCAAACCAGTAACGGGGCTGAACTGGGaactggggggaactgggagcgACCCCAAACCAGTACAGAGACTGAACTGGGACCAGAGCATTAAACTGGGATCAGACCCTTAAACTGGGACCAGAGCCCTGAACTGGGACCAGAGCCCCAAACTGGTCCCAGAGCCTCGAACTGGTCCCAGAGCCCTGAACTGGGACCAGAGCCTTAAACTGGGACCAGAGCCCCGAACTGGGACCAGAGCCTTAAACTGGGACCAGAGCCCCGAACTGGGACCAGAGCCTTAAACTGGGACCAGAGCCTTAAACTGGGACCAGAGCCTTAAACTGGGACCAGAGCCTTAAACTGGGACCAGAGCATTAAACTGGGACCAGAGCCTTAAACTGGGACCAGAGCCCCAAACTGGGACCAGAGCCCCGAACTGGTCCTAGAGCCCTGAACTGGTCCCAGATCCTTTAAACTGGTCCCAGAGCCTTAAACTGGGACCAGAGCCCTGAACTGGGACCAGAACCTTAAACTGGGATCAGAGCCCTGAACTGGGACCAGAGCATTAAACTGGTCCCAGAGCCTTAAACTGGTCCCAGATCAATCAACAGGTCCCAGAACCTTAAACTGGTCCCAGAACCTTAAACTGGTCCCAGAGCCTTAAACTGGGACCAGAGCCCTGAACTGGGACCAGAGCCTTAAACTTGTCCCAGAGCCTTAAACTGGTCCCAGAACCTTAAACTGGTCCCAGAGCCCTGAACTGGGACCAGAGCCCCAAAGTGAGACCAGAACCCTGAACTGGGACCAGGTCCTTAAACTGGTCCTAGAGCCCCAAACTGGTCTCAGAGCCCTGAACTGGTCCCAGTGCCCCAcactggtccatactggtccatactggtctCAATCCCAGTCCCAGCACCCCCCCGGCCACCGCGCCACCGCCGGGCAGAGCCAAACCGGTCCCAGTGCCCCAcactggtccatactggtccGTACTGGTCTCAATCCCAGTCCCAGCAGCCCCTTGGCCATTGTGCCACTGCCGGGCTGGGTTGAACTGGGACCAGAGCCCTGAACTGGGACCAGAGCATTAAACTGGTCCCAGAGCCTTAAACTGGTTCCAGATCCTTTAAACTGGTCCCAGAGCCTTAAACTGGTTCCAGATCCTTTAAACTGGTCCCAGAGCCTTAAACTGGTTCCAGATCCTTTAAACTGGTCCCAGAGCCTTAAACTGGTCCCAGAGCCTTAAACTGGTTCCAGATCCTTTAAACTGGTCCCAGAGCCTTAAACTGGTCCCAGAGCCTTAAACTGGTTCCAGATCCTTTAAACTGGTCCCAGAGCCTTAAACTGGTTCCAGATCCTTTAAACTGGTCCCAGAGCCCCGAACTGGGACCAGAGCCTTAAACTGGGACCAGAGCCTTAAACTGGGACCAGATCCTTTAAACTGGTCCCAGAGCCTTAAACTGGGACCAGAGCCCCAAACTGGGACCAGAGCCCTGAACTGGGACCAGAACCTCAAAGTGAGACCAGAACCCTGAACTGGGACCAGAGGCTTAAACTGGTCCCAGAGCCCTGAACTGGTCCCAGTGCCCCACATTGGTCCATACTGGGCTCAATCCCAGTCCCAGCACCCCCCCGGCCACCGCGCCACCGCCGGGCAGAGCGGGCGGTGCCGAACCGGTCCCAGTGCCCCACACTGGTCCGTACTGGTCCGTACTGGAATCAATCCCAGTCCCAGTACCCCCCCGGCCACCGTGAGGCCGCCGGGCTGGGTTGAACTGGGACCAGAGTCCTGAACTGGTCCCAGGTCCTTAAATTGGTCCTAGAGCCCTGAACCGGGACCAGAGCATTAAATTGGTCCCAGTGCCCCAcactggtccatactggtccGTACTGGGCTcagtcccagtcccagcacCCCCCCGGCCACCGCACCACCACCAGGCAGAGCGGGCGGTGCCAAACCGGTCCCAGTGCCCCAcactggtccatactggtctCAATCCCAGTCCCAGCACCCCCCCGGCCACCGCGCGGCCGCCGGGCAGAGGGGGCGGTGCCGAACCAGTCCCAGTGCCCCATACTGGTCCGTACTGGTCTCAATCCCAGTCCCAGCACCCCCCCGGCCACCGCACCACCACCAGGCAGAGCGGGCGGTGCCAAACCGGTCCCAGTGCCCCACACTGGTCCGTACTGGTCTCAATCCCAGTCCCAGCACCCCCCCGGCCACCGCGCGGCCGCCGGGCAGAGGGGGCGGTGCTTGGCGAGGCCGGAGCGGAGGCGGAACCTCCTGCCGCAGCCCTGGCAGGCGCCGCGGGCGCCGTCGTGGGTCTTCATGTGCTCGGTGAGGTGGTGCTTGAGCTTGAAGCGCTTGTGGCAGGCGCCGCAGGCGAAGGGCCGCAGGCTCAGCGTCAGCAGGATGTGCCGGTCGCGCTTGGGCCGGACGGCGAAGCGCTTCCCGCAGGCGCAGCCGAAGCGCTTCCCGTCGGCCGGCGCCGGGCCCAGCTTCACCGGGGCGTGGAGGCCGCGGCCGCGCCCCGGCAGCTCGTTGCCGTGCAGGTCCACCGGCTTCCAGCCGCcgggctgctggaggagggcgGCGCCCAACCGGTTGGGTTGGCCGACGGCGGCGGCGTCAACGGCGGCGTCGGGCGGCTCTTGCTTGACGGACGAGACGTCGGGTGGGTCTTCCTCGTCCTCCTCGTCCTCCTTGACGCGGATCTGCAGGATCTCCCCGGCGGGGGCCGGCGGCGGAGAAGGCGCCTTgtcctcctcgtcctcctccaCGCGGAGCCGGGGGAGATCCTCCGTGGCCGCCGGGTTGGCAGCAGGGGTGGCccatgaggaggaggaggaggaggaggaagggccGTGGGAGGCGTGGGTGGAGGCGTCTCCGTCGTGGATGATCCCAACTCTGTCGTGGACGATCCCAACTCCATCATGGACCATCCCAACTCCATCATGGACCATCCCAACTCCATCATGGATGATCCCAACTCCATCGTGGACGATCACAACTCCATCATGGGCAGTCCCATCTCCACCATGGATGGTCCCATCTCCACCGTGGATGGTCCCATCTCCATCGTGGACAATCCTATCTCCATCATGGACGATCCCAACTCCGCCATGGACGGTCCCATCTCCGTCGTGGACAATCCCATCGCCACCACAGACGATCCCAACTCCACCGTGGACGGTCCCGTTTCCGTCAAGGATGGTCCCATTATCACCATGGGTGGACCCAACTCTACCGTGGACagacccaacaccaccatggATGGACCCAACACCACCGTGGGTGCTCCCGTCCCCACCACGGATGGTccacgaggaggaggaggaggaggaggaagaggaggacgGTCCTTCACCGCCGCGCTTGACACGAGAAGCTCCCTCGCGGCCCCGGCCGACGCGCGGCGACACGTCCCGGCCGCGGACGGTCCACGAGGACACCGAGGAAGCCCCGTCCCCACCACGGCTGACACCGGAAGACTCCTCAAGAAGACAGATTGACCCATCAAGAGCGTGGGAGGAGGCGCCTCCACTGGGGGCGGTCCATGACCAGGAAGACCCTTCGTGGCCGCGGTTGACGCGCGACGATGACGACAAAGACCCTTCGTGACCGTGGATGGTCCGTGATGGCGACGATGACCAGGAAGACCCTTCATGGCCACGGTTGACATACGATGACGATGAAGAACCTTCATGGCCACGGCTGACGTGTGATGATGACAGCGAAGACTTCTCATGACCGTGGACGGTCTGTGACGGCGACGATGACCAGGAAGACCCTTCATGGCCACGGCTGACGCGCGACGATGACGATGGCAACAAAGACCCTTTGTGGCCACGGTTGACGCGCGACGACGCCGACGAAGACCCTTCGTGACCGTGGACGGTCCGCGACGGCGACGACGACGAAGACCCTTCACGCCCACGGGCGGTCCCCTCCCCGCCGCGGCCGCTCCACGGCAGCGAAGCCCCCCCGCCCTCCACCTGGCGCAGGATCTGGGAGCAGCGGTCCACCACGTGCCACATCTGGAGCCCGCTGGCCACCAACAGGTGCCCCGGCAGCGCCTCCGCGGCCACCGTCAGGCGGCCGCAGTAgatgagctgcaggagcccctCGAAGGCGCCGGCGTCGATGGCGGGGGGCAGCGCCAGCCGCCCCCcgtcctgcagcagcagcttgtcGTGGAAGAAGGGCGAGGCGGCCGCCAGGACGCTCTTGTGGGCGGGGAAGACGCGGCCGCCCACGTGGACGGAGACGTCGCAGAACTTCCCCTCCAGGCGCAGGCGGTTGAGCGAGTCCAGCAGCGCGGCCGCGTGCCGCGGGAACGAGATCTGCACCCGGCCCGGCCCCATCGCCCTGCGGGGACGCGCCCGTCACCAGCTGCCCCCTTGGGTGCCCGGGTGACCCTTTGGGTGCCCAGTTGACTCTCTGTTGCCCAGTTGACCCTTTGGGTGCCCAGTTGACCCTTTGGGTGCCCGGTTGACCCTTTGGGTGCCCAGTTGACTCTTTGGTGCCCAGTTGACCCTTTGGGTGCCCAGTTGATCCCTCTGGTGCCCATTTGCCCCCTTGGTTGATCCCTGAATTGACCTGGGGGTTCTTGGGTTGACCAGTTGACCCTTTGGTGCCCACTTGCCCCCTTGGGTGCCCAGTTGCCCCCTCGGGTGCCCAGTTGATCCCTGGATTGACCTCTTGACTCCTGGGTTGACCAGTTGAATCTTTGGTGCCCAGTTGACCCCTTGGGTGCCCAGCTGACCCTTGGGTTGACCAGTTGATCCTTTTCGTGCCCAGTTGACCCTTTGGGTGCCCAGTTGATCCCTTTGGTGCCCAGTTGACCCTTTGGGTGCTCAGTTGACCCTTTGGGTGCCCAGTTGACCCTTTGGTGCCCAGTTGACCCTTTGGTGCCCAGTTGACCCCTCTGGTGCCCAGTTGACCCTTTGGGTGCCCGGTTGACCCTTTGGGTTGACCAGTTGACCCTTTGGGTGCCCAGTTGACCCTTTGGGTGCCCAGTTGACTCTTTGGGTGCCCAGTTGACCCTTTGGGTGCCCAGTTGACTCTTTGGTGCCCAGTTGACTCTTTGGTGCCCAGTTGACTCTTTGGTGCCCAGTTGACCCTTTGGGTGCCCAGTTGATCCCTTTGGTGCCCAGTTGACTCTTTGGGTGCCCAGTTGACCCTTTGGGTGCCCAGTTGACTCTTTGGGTGCCCAGTTGACTCTTTGGTGCCCAGTTGACCCTTTGGGTGCCCAGTTGACTCTTTGGTGCCCAGTTGACTCTTTGGGTGCCCAGTTGACTCTTTGGGTGCCCAGTTGACCCTTGGGTTCCCACCT
Proteins encoded in this window:
- the LOC116781430 gene encoding zinc finger and BTB domain-containing protein 9-like isoform X3, with amino-acid sequence MGPGRVQISFPRHAAALLDSLNRLRLEGKFCDVSVHVGGRVFPAHKSVLAAASPFFHDKLLLQDGGRLALPPAIDAGAFEGLLQLIYCGRLTVAAEALPGHLLVASGLQMWHVVDRCSQILRQVEGGGASLPWSGRGGEGTARGREGSSSSSPSRTVHGHEGSSSASSRVNRGHEGSSWSSSPSQTVHGHEKSSLSSSHVSRGHEGSSSSSYVNRGHEGSSWSSSPSRTIHGHEGSLSSSSRVNRGHEGSSWSWTAPSGGASSHALDGSICLLEESSGVSRGGDGASSVSSWTVRGRDVSPRVGRGREGASRVKRGGEGPSSSSSSSSSSSWTIRGGDGSTHGGVGSIHGGVGSVHGRVGSTHGDNGTILDGNGTVHGGVGIVCGGDGIVHDGDGTVHGGVGIVHDGDRIVHDGDGTIHGGDGTIHGGDGTAHDGVVIVHDGVGIIHDGVGMVHDGVGMVHDGVGIVHDRVGIIHDGDASTHASHGPSSSSSSSSWATPAANPAATEDLPRLRVEEDEEDKAPSPPPAPAGEILQIRVKEDEEDEEDPPDVSSVKQEPPDAAVDAAAVGQPNRLGAALLQQPGGWKPVDLHGNELPGRGRGLHAPVKLGPAPADGKRFGCACGKRFAVRPKRDRHILLTLSLRPFACGACHKRFKLKHHLTEHMKTHDGARGACQGCGRRFRLRSGLAKHRPLCPAAARWPGGCWDWD
- the LOC116781430 gene encoding filaggrin-2-like isoform X1 → MGPGRVQISFPRHAAALLDSLNRLRLEGKFCDVSVHVGGRVFPAHKSVLAAASPFFHDKLLLQDGGRLALPPAIDAGAFEGLLQLIYCGRLTVAAEALPGHLLVASGLQMWHVVDRCSQILRQVEGGGASLPWSGRGGEGTARGREGSSSSSPSRTVHGHEGSSSASSRVNRGHKGSLLPSSSSRVSRGHEGSSWSSSPSQTVHGHEKSSLSSSHVSRGHEGSSSSSYVNRGHEGSSWSSSPSRTIHGHEGSLSSSSRVNRGHEGSSWSWTAPSGGASSHALDGSICLLEESSGVSRGGDGASSVSSWTVRGRDVSPRVGRGREGASRVKRGGEGPSSSSSSSSSSSWTIRGGDGSTHGGVGSIHGGVGSVHGRVGSTHGDNGTILDGNGTVHGGVGIVCGGDGIVHDGDGTVHGGVGIVHDGDRIVHDGDGTIHGGDGTIHGGDGTAHDGVVIVHDGVGIIHDGVGMVHDGVGMVHDGVGIVHDRVGIIHDGDASTHASHGPSSSSSSSSWATPAANPAATEDLPRLRVEEDEEDKAPSPPPAPAGEILQIRVKEDEEDEEDPPDVSSVKQEPPDAAVDAAAVGQPNRLGAALLQQPGGWKPVDLHGNELPGRGRGLHAPVKLGPAPADGKRFGCACGKRFAVRPKRDRHILLTLSLRPFACGACHKRFKLKHHLTEHMKTHDGARGACQGCGRRFRLRSGLAKHRPLCPAAARWPGGCWDWD
- the LOC116781430 gene encoding zinc finger and BTB domain-containing protein 9-like isoform X4, with the translated sequence MGPGRVQISFPRHAAALLDSLNRLRLEGKFCDVSVHVGGRVFPAHKSVLAAASPFFHDKLLLQDGGRLALPPAIDAGAFEGLLQLIYCGRLTVAAEALPGHLLVASGLQMWHVVDRCSQILRQVEGGGASLPWSGRGGEGTARGREGSSSSSPSRTVHGHEGSSSASSRVNRGHKGSLLPSSSSRVSRGHEGSSSSSYVNRGHEGSSWSSSPSRTIHGHEGSLSSSSRVNRGHEGSSWSWTAPSGGASSHALDGSICLLEESSGVSRGGDGASSVSSWTVRGRDVSPRVGRGREGASRVKRGGEGPSSSSSSSSSSSWTIRGGDGSTHGGVGSIHGGVGSVHGRVGSTHGDNGTILDGNGTVHGGVGIVCGGDGIVHDGDGTVHGGVGIVHDGDRIVHDGDGTIHGGDGTIHGGDGTAHDGVVIVHDGVGIIHDGVGMVHDGVGMVHDGVGIVHDRVGIIHDGDASTHASHGPSSSSSSSSWATPAANPAATEDLPRLRVEEDEEDKAPSPPPAPAGEILQIRVKEDEEDEEDPPDVSSVKQEPPDAAVDAAAVGQPNRLGAALLQQPGGWKPVDLHGNELPGRGRGLHAPVKLGPAPADGKRFGCACGKRFAVRPKRDRHILLTLSLRPFACGACHKRFKLKHHLTEHMKTHDGARGACQGCGRRFRLRSGLAKHRPLCPAAARWPGGCWDWD
- the LOC116781430 gene encoding uncharacterized protein LOC116781430 isoform X2, whose product is MGPGRVQISFPRHAAALLDSLNRLRLEGKFCDVSVHVGGRVFPAHKSVLAAASPFFHDKLLLQDGGRLALPPAIDAGAFEGLLQLIYCGRLTVAAEALPGHLLVASGLQMWHVVDRCSQILRQVEGGGASLPWSGRGGEGTARGREGSSSSSPSRTVHGHEGSSSASSRVNRGHKGSLLPSSSSRVSRGHEGSSWSSSPSQTVHGHEKSSLSSSHVSRGHEGSSSSSYVNRGHEGSSWSSSPSRVNRGHEGSSWSWTAPSGGASSHALDGSICLLEESSGVSRGGDGASSVSSWTVRGRDVSPRVGRGREGASRVKRGGEGPSSSSSSSSSSSWTIRGGDGSTHGGVGSIHGGVGSVHGRVGSTHGDNGTILDGNGTVHGGVGIVCGGDGIVHDGDGTVHGGVGIVHDGDRIVHDGDGTIHGGDGTIHGGDGTAHDGVVIVHDGVGIIHDGVGMVHDGVGMVHDGVGIVHDRVGIIHDGDASTHASHGPSSSSSSSSWATPAANPAATEDLPRLRVEEDEEDKAPSPPPAPAGEILQIRVKEDEEDEEDPPDVSSVKQEPPDAAVDAAAVGQPNRLGAALLQQPGGWKPVDLHGNELPGRGRGLHAPVKLGPAPADGKRFGCACGKRFAVRPKRDRHILLTLSLRPFACGACHKRFKLKHHLTEHMKTHDGARGACQGCGRRFRLRSGLAKHRPLCPAAARWPGGCWDWD